In Candidatus Roseilinea sp., one DNA window encodes the following:
- a CDS encoding LLM class F420-dependent oxidoreductase: MMKIDTGFGVGHLGSLDDIIASAKRAEAVGFDALWSSETQHDPFLPLALAAAHTQRIHLGTGIAVAFARSPTTLAHLAWDLQKLSGGRFILGLGTQVKAHVERRFGMPWDRPAARLREYILAIRALWQCWQSGEKLNFRGEFFKLTLMSPFFNPGPIAHPHIPIYIAGVNERLCQLAGELCEGFHVHPFHTPKYLAEFVLPNVEIGLKQAGRARGDIQLASAVFVIGGDTEEARAQRRESVRQQIAFYASTPSYHTVFAMHGWRATAEALSSLAARGCWEEMPALVSDAMLAEFAEEGAWAELPGKLMRRYAGLLDRIAYYFGPPDEAARATVHAFKAGG; the protein is encoded by the coding sequence ATGATGAAAATTGACACCGGCTTCGGCGTCGGCCATCTCGGCAGCCTCGACGACATCATCGCGAGCGCCAAACGTGCCGAGGCCGTCGGCTTCGATGCGCTGTGGTCGTCCGAGACGCAGCACGACCCGTTCCTGCCGCTGGCGCTCGCCGCCGCGCACACGCAACGCATCCACCTCGGCACCGGCATCGCCGTTGCCTTTGCGCGCAGCCCCACCACGCTGGCGCACCTGGCCTGGGACTTGCAGAAGCTGAGTGGCGGGCGCTTCATCCTCGGTCTAGGCACGCAGGTGAAGGCGCACGTCGAGCGGCGCTTCGGCATGCCGTGGGACCGGCCGGCGGCGCGGCTGCGCGAATACATCCTCGCCATCCGCGCCTTGTGGCAGTGCTGGCAGAGCGGCGAGAAGCTGAATTTCCGCGGCGAGTTCTTCAAGCTCACGCTGATGTCGCCGTTCTTCAACCCCGGCCCCATCGCCCACCCGCACATCCCGATCTACATTGCCGGCGTGAACGAACGGTTGTGCCAACTGGCCGGCGAGCTGTGCGAGGGATTCCATGTGCACCCCTTCCATACGCCCAAGTACCTGGCCGAGTTCGTCCTGCCCAACGTCGAGATCGGCTTGAAGCAAGCCGGCCGAGCACGCGGCGACATCCAGCTCGCCTCGGCCGTCTTCGTCATCGGCGGCGACACCGAGGAAGCGCGCGCGCAGCGCCGCGAGTCGGTCCGCCAACAAATCGCCTTCTATGCCAGCACGCCGAGCTACCACACCGTCTTCGCGATGCACGGCTGGCGAGCCACTGCCGAGGCGTTGTCATCGCTGGCCGCGCGCGGCTGCTGGGAAGAGATGCCGGCACTGGTCAGCGACGCGATGTTGGCCGAGTTCGCCGAAGAAGGCGCATGGGCTGAGCTGCCGGGCAAGCTAATGCGCCGCTACGCTGGCCTGCTCGACCGCATCGCCTATTACTTCGGTCCGCCGGACGAGGCGGCGCGGGCGACGGTGCACGCGTTCAAGGCCGGCGGTTGA
- the dapA gene encoding dihydrodipicolinate synthase family protein, translating to MNMTWTGVMPAMTTAFDESGEIDHAFVARHARWLIEHGCTAIVTPGSLGEGNTLRFDERVALWRTCVQALGGRAPVVAAIAALSTREAVDMAKAAHDAGCAGLMVLPPYVYKGDWRENKAHVGAIFRATPLSCMLYNNPIAYGVDYLPQHIAELAGEHANFAAVKESSADVRRIMAIRELVGERLALLIGVDDLIVEGIAAGAVGWVAGLVNALPKESVALFNVAVKGERDQADALYKWFLPLLRMDTVPKFVQLIKLVQCEVGMGNPRVRPPRLELAGAELEAARAVIRTALANRPDLAL from the coding sequence ATGAACATGACCTGGACGGGCGTGATGCCCGCGATGACGACCGCATTCGACGAAAGCGGTGAAATTGACCATGCCTTCGTCGCCCGGCACGCGCGATGGCTGATCGAACATGGCTGCACGGCGATCGTCACACCCGGCTCGCTGGGCGAGGGCAACACGCTGCGCTTCGACGAGCGCGTCGCGCTGTGGCGCACCTGTGTGCAGGCGCTGGGCGGGCGCGCGCCGGTCGTCGCCGCCATTGCCGCGCTCAGCACGCGCGAAGCGGTGGACATGGCCAAGGCCGCGCATGACGCCGGCTGCGCCGGGCTGATGGTCTTGCCGCCCTACGTTTACAAAGGCGACTGGCGCGAGAACAAGGCGCACGTCGGCGCAATCTTCAGGGCCACGCCGCTGAGCTGCATGCTCTACAACAACCCGATCGCCTACGGGGTGGATTATCTGCCCCAGCACATTGCCGAGCTGGCCGGCGAGCACGCCAACTTCGCTGCCGTGAAAGAGAGCAGCGCCGACGTGCGGCGCATCATGGCCATCCGCGAGCTGGTCGGCGAACGGCTGGCGCTGCTCATCGGCGTGGACGACCTGATCGTCGAGGGCATCGCCGCCGGCGCGGTCGGCTGGGTGGCCGGGCTGGTGAACGCGCTGCCGAAGGAGAGCGTGGCTCTGTTCAACGTTGCAGTAAAGGGAGAGCGCGACCAGGCCGATGCGCTCTACAAATGGTTCCTGCCGCTGCTGCGCATGGATACCGTGCCCAAGTTCGTCCAACTCATCAAGCTGGTTCAATGCGAAGTCGGGATGGGCAACCCGCGCGTCCGCCCGCCGCGGCTGGAACTGGCGGGCGCGGAGCTGGAAGCTGCGCGGGCGGTCATTCGCACGGCGCTGGCCAACCGGCCGGACCTCGCTCTATGA